In Syntrophomonas wolfei subsp. wolfei str. Goettingen G311, a single window of DNA contains:
- the mobA gene encoding molybdenum cofactor guanylyltransferase, with amino-acid sequence MNKFQAFFSETIIISNDPEEYLHLGLPVFTDVYPRQGPVSGIHSALYHASNETIFLLGCDMPFIEMQVVEYMLQKLGEYDSVVPCIDSQLQPTSAVYHRKCLPLFTSCLENQRLKLIRIFYEEIDALLIQEEELVQFGNPREIFFNVNDPGALNIAREMAGRLIPLESNENQNTW; translated from the coding sequence ATAAGTTTCAAGCTTTTTTTAGTGAAACTATTATAATTAGCAATGACCCGGAGGAATATCTGCACCTGGGCCTGCCAGTATTTACCGATGTTTATCCCCGACAGGGACCGGTAAGTGGTATTCATTCAGCATTGTATCATGCCAGCAATGAAACTATATTTTTGCTGGGATGTGATATGCCTTTTATTGAGATGCAGGTGGTTGAATATATGTTGCAAAAGCTGGGGGAATATGACAGCGTTGTTCCCTGCATCGACTCCCAACTACAGCCAACATCAGCTGTCTACCATCGCAAATGCTTGCCCCTGTTTACCTCTTGCCTGGAAAACCAAAGGCTGAAATTAATCCGTATCTTTTATGAAGAAATTGATGCCTTGCTTATTCAGGAGGAGGAATTAGTCCAGTTTGGCAATCCCCGTGAAATATTTTTCAATGTTAACGACCCCGGGGCGCTTAATATAGCCCGGGAAATGGCAGGGAGGCTGATCCCATTAGAAAGCAACGAAAATCAGAACACCTGGTAA